A single genomic interval of Gossypium raimondii isolate GPD5lz chromosome 11, ASM2569854v1, whole genome shotgun sequence harbors:
- the LOC105802435 gene encoding pentatricopeptide repeat-containing protein At5g40400: MTRASLSALNQSLVNSANFYGNFITKLPFSSSSASSLQTIENSQCKPLLNPLYNLLPETRNPNKIVDLISSSLKQNNSQLTLLQNHIKPLIPHLGCHEITRVLLRFQSDCSSALTFFNWVKNDLGIKLSSHNYCYIVHILAWSKNFSLAMNLLCELIDFVKDCSNCEDLFESLVSCSKDCNFDPVVFDMLIKGYVRKGMVKEAIRTFTNVLEVGYLPSVITCNCLLNGLLRLNFIDQCWLVYEEMGRVGIRPNSYTFNILTNVFCKDGNVDKVNEFLERMEEEGFDPDLVTYNTLISSYCRKERLNDAFYLYRIMYRRGVVPDLVSYTALMNGLCKEGRVREAHQLFHRMVHRGLNPDIVSYNTLISGYCKEGRMQESKYLVHEMIGNGISPDSFTCRVLVEGYGKQGRLVSALNLVVELRRFGVSISSSIYDFLIVSLCREDRPFAAKNILGRISQDGYVPKPDIYNELIETFCRCNNVADALLVKAEMVRKRIKVNLVAYRALICSSCRIGKTHEAESLMEEMLKSDILPDPHICRVLIQCYCDQMDIDKAESILSFFAKKFRIFDTESYNVLVSTYTESGDMEKLMELQDRMMKLGFAPNSLTCKYVIHGLLKAKRLYEQKLLGS, translated from the coding sequence atgaCTCGAGCTTCGCTCAGTGCCTTAAACCAGAGCCTAGTAAACTCAGCCAATTTCTATGGGAACTTCAtaacaaaattacccttttctTCATCCTCAGCTTCTTCACTTCAAACCATTGAAAACTCTCAGTGTAAACCGCTCTTAAATCCACTTTACAATCTTCTTCCTGAAACCCGAAACCCTAATAAAATAGTAGACCTCATTTCATCCTCTCTCAAACAAAACAATTCTCAATTAACCCTTCTCCAAAATCACATAAAACCCCTTATTCCTCATTTGGGCTGTCATGAAATCACAAGGGTATTATTAAGATTCCAGTCTGACTGTTCTTCAGCTTTAACTTTCTTCAACTGGGTTAAAAACGATCTGGGTATTAAACTTTCTTCACATAACTACTGTTACATTGTTCATATATTGGCTTGGTCTAAAAATTTCTCTTTGGCAATGAACTTGTTATGtgaattgattgattttgttAAAGACTGTTCAAATTGTGAAGATCTTTTTGAAAGTTTGGTGAGCTGTAGTAAAGATTGTAACTTTGATCCTGTTGTTTTTGATATGCTTATTAAGGGTTATGTGAGAAAGGGTATGGTTAAAGAAGCGATTAGAACCTTTACGAACGTTTTGGAAGTCGGCTATTTGCCCTCTGTGATCACTTGCAATTGTCTTTTGAATGGATTGTTGAGGTTGAATTTTATTGATCAGTGTTGGTTAGTGTATGAAGAGATGGGGAGAGTCGGGATTCGACCAAATTCGTACACTTTTAATATATTGACTAATGTTTTTTGCAAAGATGGGAATGTTGATAAGGTTAATGAGTTCTTGGAGAGGATGGAAGAAGAAGGGTTTGATCCTGATTTGGTGACCTATAATACACTGATTAGTAGCTATTGTAGGAAAGAGAGACTCAATGATGCATTCTATTTGTATCGGATTATGTATCGGAGAGGTGTTGTGCCAGATTTGGTTTCATATACCGCACTGATGAACGGTCTTTGTAAAGAAGGGAGGGTGAGAGAGGCACATCAGTTATTCCATAGAATGGTTCATCGAGGATTGAATCCGGACATTGTGTCGTATAATACTCTTATTTCTGGTTATTGCAAGGAGGGGAGGATGCAAGAGTCGAAATATTTGGTGCATGAGATGATAGGAAATGGGATTTCCCCTGATAGTTTTACTTGTCGAGTTCTCGTGGAAGGATATGGAAAACAGGGAAGGTTGGTTTCAGCTTTGAATTTGGTTGTAGAGCTAAGGAGATTTGGGGTTTCCATATCATCCAGcatttatgattttttgattGTTTCTTTATGTCGTGAGGATCGACCATTCGCTGCAAAGAATATCCTTGGGAGAATCTCTCAGGATGGTTATGTACCCAAACCAGATATCTATAACGAATTGATCGAAACGTTCTGCAGATGCAATAATGTGGCCGATGCATTGCTCGTAAAAGCTGAGATGGTTCGTAAGAGAATAAAAGTCAATCTTGTTGCATACAGAGCTCTTATATGCTCATCATGTAGAATAGGTAAAACTCACGAAGCAGAATCCTTGATGGAAGAAATGCTTAAATCTGATATCCTTCCGGATCCACACATATGCAGGGTGCTTATCCAGTGCTACTGCGACCAAATGGATATTGATAAAGCAGAGTCAATATTGAGCTTCTTTGCCAAGAAATTCCGGATTTTTGATACCGAAAGCTACAATGTTCTTGTGAGTACATATACAGAGAGTGGTGATATGGAGAAGTTAATGGAGCTTCAAGATAGAATGATGAAACTAGGGTTTGCACCTAATAGCTTGACATGCAAATATGTAATCCATGGTTTATTGAAAGCCAAGAGATTGTATGAGCAGAAGTTGCTTGGTTCTTAG
- the LOC105801442 gene encoding LOB domain-containing protein 25, with amino-acid sequence MASSSHSSNFPCAACKFLRRKCMPDCVFAPYFPPEEPQKFINVHKIFGASNVSKLINEVAPHQREDAVNSLAYEAEARLKDPVYGCVGAISILQRQVLRLQRELDAIHADLIRYATATCSCNEMPPPMGRTCFHHNSSGNIYYPNPHWNEPYEGNGRSDGGSL; translated from the coding sequence ATGGCTTCTTCCAGCCATTCATCAAATTTTCCATGTGCTGCCTGCAAGTTCTTGAGGAGAAAATGCATGCCAGATTGTGTTTTTGCACCCTATTTTCCACCTGAAGAACCCCAGAAATTTATCAATGTTCACAAAATATTTGGTGCAAGCAATGTTAGCAAACTGATCAATGAAGTAGCACCCCATCAAAGAGAAGATGCAGTGAACTCCCTTGCATATGAAGCTGAAGCAAGGTTGAAAGATCCTGTTTATGGCTGTGTTGGAGCCATTTCCATTCTCCAAAGACAAGTTTTGAGACTCCAAAGGGAATTGGATGCCATACATGCTGATTTAATCCGATATGCCACCGCCACCTGCAGCTGCAATGAAATGCCACCGCCAATGGGAAGAACTTGTTTTCATCATAATTCTTCTGGTAATATTTACTACCCTAATCCTCACTGGAATGAACCTTATGAAGGCAATGGAAGATCAGATGGTGGAAGCCTTTGA